In Schistocerca cancellata isolate TAMUIC-IGC-003103 chromosome 7, iqSchCanc2.1, whole genome shotgun sequence, a genomic segment contains:
- the LOC126092905 gene encoding uncharacterized protein LOC126092905 yields MVDANYKFTLVDTGAYGKSSDGGTFEWSEMRKRFESNKYDVPQDKELLAAMGKFPYVTVTVGDEAFSLKTYLMHPYSKAAIKSDEEKVYNYHHSRARRTAENVFGTLAGRWRIFLKLIETKPETVDITVLPSTCLHNMLQNTTNISPFEEQIRMEGNTFMV; encoded by the coding sequence ATggtagatgcaaattacaaatttacaCTTGTTGACACTGGAGCTTATGGCAAAAGTAGCGATGGGGGAACTTTTGAGTGGTCTGAGATGAGGAAAAGATTTGAAAGCAACAAATATGATGTTCCACAAGACAAAGAGCTACTAGCAGCAATGGGGAAGTTTCCTTATGTAACTGTAACTGTTGGAGATGAAGCTTTCTCTCTTAAAACCTATTTGATGCATCCATACAGCAAAGCAGCCATTAAAAGTGATGAAGAGAAGGTATACAACTACCACCATTCAAGAGCTCGACGGACTGCAGAAAATGTGTTTGGAACTCTAGCCGGGCGCTGGAGAATATTTCTAAAGCTTATTGAAACTAAACCAGAAACTGTCGATATAACAGTTTTACCTTCCACCTGTCTACACAACATGCTTCAGAATACAACCAATATTTCCCCTTTCGAGGAACAAatccgaatggaaggtaacacaTTCATGGTGTAG